TTTGGCTTAGAATGTTCTGATGAACACGATTGGCTAGAAGAATGGCGGTTTAGCCAGACGTTCGCCCAAAGGTCCTCAGGATCATCTTCTAGACAACACATCCGGTGACGCGGGTCGTCCAGTTCCTGCTCGGTCTTGGGTCTGAGCGCTGGGTTGAGCAACACAAACGGTGCGATAAGCTGAGCCATGCCGATGTCTAGACGGTACAGAACAGTCGGCGTGCTGCGATGTCTGACCAGAAACACGTACATTTCTGGCTTGATCGAGTTGACATCGAAGCAACAAGTCGACTCCTTGATTTCCTCGAAAATGATCAAATCTTGTATAGACTTTCGAATGTTGGCCGAGTGATACTTGAAAAAGTTCACCTCGCTCGATCTAGCAAGTAGGTCCTTAAGGAACAGACTGACGTCAATCCCCCCGTAGGGCAGAGACATTAAACTCGGCTTCAGAACCTCAAAATTGTCAACGCACGAAATCGTTGTATGACAATATCCTATGTTCACAACGCAACACGCACTTTTTCCGGATCCCACCGCAGCGCAAAGACCAGACTTGTGAAGCAAGATGTTCCCGAAACCGATGTCCAGCAGCAGTATGTGAATCAAATCCTTGACCTCTCTCTTGTAAAAAGAATCTGGAATTACGAGCATCACATCGTACAGCGCCAACTCCTCCTTGCGAACGTCCATATAGACTAGGAACACCTCGGTCAAAATCTTGGTAATGCTGTCCTTGACGAAGGCGTGCGTGATGGCAAAAGACTGACGATCTGGATCAGGGCACGTCATATGGAGATATTTGTAGTTGAAATGACCCGCgtaaaatggaaaataaatgttgtAGGGATCGGAATCGTCGAGATACAGCACCTGATCCCCAATGAAATAACTCGTATTGTTTTCTATAGGCATCCATTCGGTGGGCGTATCACTTTCTTCTGAAAGCGTCTCACACGAGTTTTCGTGTATCAATAGTCGAACCGAAGTCGACGTGCGCTTCAAATTGTCGTAGGCGGACGCATAGCGCTCCTCCAGCTCAGAAACCAGCGACTCCACCTCCGGGGAGAAAATACTCGCGCCGGTCTTAGAGTCTAAAACACAATTGGGCTTTTTGTGTGAATCGTCGATTTTTTTTTCGATCGTCTCGTCGGTGTCACTCGAATCGGACTTGTGCTGGAGGTACCGACGATAGGCAATGGCATTGGTAATGGTGATGGGCGGCTGGTCCTCTTTGTCGCTAAAGCCAACACGGATGCAGAAAGAACCCAGTTCAAGCACAATAATATTTTTTCGAGGCGAATAAAAGGGCTTCTGCTCTTCTGGGATGCGCACACCATCACCGACCGAAAAGGACGGTTGCACATCCCTATCAGTCGGCAAGGCGACTTGCGAGTATTCTATCGCCACATCATTCATCGCACACTTTAAAATGCAATTGTCAACACACAATCGGTAAATGAAACGCACCATACAAATTTATGCGCGCACTACCAACCACATACCTACTGAAACCACGTAGACAATGCGATCTAAAGCCACCGTGCACCACAAAATAACCAGACAGTTGAAAAAAATACCGTAAAAAACTTCAAAAAAGTCTGTTGTACAAAAAGAGCATTCGCggtatttacagtatttacaataggTGTACATGCTCTCATAAAAAATCATCCGAGACACCTCTCGTCAGCGTACAATCTTTTTGGACTAAATAGCAGTTGCATGGTTGGCCTCTCGTAGATGCGCGTGTAAACTCGTTCTCGAAAGGAACTCTTTTTGACAGACTCTGCATTTCGATGGTTTTTGGGAATTAGAAGGAGCAAAAGAATCACTCTTTTTCTTGTACGCACGCCTCTTTTTTGATTTAGCCAAATTCTCAGAATCACCGGACGCTCGAGGCCTCTCTTCGTCCAAACTAAACTCTTCGAGCAAGCGGTTGAGAGACGCGTTCACCTCGAACCCGGAATCGTCGCACTTTGAGTGCTCAGGACGAGTCGATCTCAGTTCGGCCATGCGAGCTAAACAATCGTCCTCCTCTCTGTCGTGATTCGACTCTGAATCGACCGAAGTGCAAACGTCTGCATCTACGACCCCTTCGCTCGCCTCCGTGTTGGATGGTTGATACTCGTCTGCGGACAAACCACCTGAGTTACACGAATTCTCTTCAAGTGTTGACAAATCCGATAACGGCTTGGTTTCCTCTTCTGCACACGTCTCGTTGTCTTGTAACATCTCGCTTCTCAAGTACTCTACCAGCTCTCTGTGCTTCCTGCTACGCTCGTGGTTGTCCAATTGCTTGGCGCTTTTGAAGTCCTTGTCGCAAACTGGACAGTTGTAGTAAAATTCGTCTTCTTCGACGGGATTTTCGCCGAATAGACGCTGATATTCTTTTAAGTCTTTCTCATTCATCAGCAATGAAAAATCTTCAATAGAAGAAAAATCAATCGATTCTGATTGGGGCTCCCAGGCAGGCAGTCTGCGCTTCTCAGCTTGACCTGAATCAaccactttcttcttcttttttactttGTCTGTTTTAGGATTTTCTAGGTTCCAGGCGGCGACACGAGGATCTCTTTTTCGAACAAAGCGAACTAATTGAATCACCAGCTTCTCGTACGACTGTTTGGCGGCCTTCCTGACAGCGGCATTCTCCTTCTCCATCAAACGACGCACCTGACGGTTGGGTGCAGTCAACGTGTTATAAACATCTTTGCAAGCAAACGTGCGACACGTGGAAAAGCGCATCCAATACGTGTAAAACAACTCGACTTCTTCTAAATATCTAGATGTGCTCTTGCCAAACTTAGGTGCCCTCTTTCTAGAGTTTCGACACTTGACCTCGAGTCCATCAATCAATTCGAAAAGGTCGCCATACACCTTATAAAACCCCTGTTTGCCCACACGCGAGTGATCAGTACCTAGCGCCCCTATTTCGCACAAAAAAAAAATTCCGTACATTTCCTTCGTCACCGAAACCCTTGTAGCAATCCGACCTGAAGTATTTCCAAAGGCAGTCTATTTCGTCCGAGTCTTCTTCGTCGTTACCTTTTTTCAAAAAGAAGCGGACGGTCAGAAAAAACGCCCACCAAACCTTCCCCCCGGGAGGAACGTCTACGTACTCTTTTTCAGAATGGCGTCTCGGTGAGCATCGTACCTGTCAGCAAAAACCGGTCAACTCAACTGTGTGCGCAACTCAAACCCTGACGCCAAAGGCGTACCATGCTCTGTCCTTCGGGTCAGACAAGATTTCGTAGGCAGACCTGATCTCTTTGAACTTTTCGCTAGCCAACTCTACCTGGTGGATGTTCTTGTCTGAAAAAAGCGCGTCAGCGCACAGCTGAAGaggtc
The nucleotide sequence above comes from Schistocerca gregaria isolate iqSchGreg1 unplaced genomic scaffold, iqSchGreg1.2 ptg000215l, whole genome shotgun sequence. Encoded proteins:
- the LOC126304977 gene encoding dnaJ homolog subfamily C member 21-like, encoding MSGVSKCYYDILGVKQDVTEEELTQAYRRLALRWHPDKNIHQVELASEKFKEIRSAYEILSDPKDRAWYDAHRDAILKKSNDEEDSDEIDCLWKYFRSDCYKGFGDEGNGFYKVYGDLFELIDGLEVKCRNSRKRAPKFGKSTSRYLEEVELFYTYWMRFSTCRTFACKDVYNTLTAPNRQVRRLMEKENAAVRKAAKQSYEKLVIQLVRFVRKRDPRVAAWNLENPKTDKVKKKKKVVDSGQAEKRRLPAWEPQSESIDFSSIEDFSLLMNEKDLKEYQRLFGENPVEEDEFYYNCPVCDKDFKSAKQLDNHERSRKHRELVEYLRSEMLQDNETCAEEETKPLSDLSTLEENSCNSGGLSADEYQPSNTEASEGVVDADVCTSVDSESNHDREEDDCLARMAELRSTRPEHSKCDDSGFEVNASLNRLLEEFSLDEERPRASGDSENLAKSKKRRAYKKKSDSFAPSNSQKPSKCRVCQKEFLSRTSLHAHLREANHATAI